A portion of the Caenorhabditis elegans chromosome III genome contains these proteins:
- the C16C10.8 gene encoding LYAR-type C2HC zinc finger protein (Confirmed by transcript evidence) produces the protein MVFFSCNNCGEACKKNQVERHLFQCRNTTFSCIDCQLVYTRETYKDHVKCITENQKYGGKNYVEKENKGEAKQNAWVDQVNRAIEFVTDSQVKELLKSVAGFANIPRKEAKFINFLTNSCRLRDKNLALRAWQAIAAEADKMREEAIRKQEETQKMEKAQKEAAAAAKKETTVATTAAEVTDAPESTFKWKKVIKRKLKENGGEMKIKKLKKAIIEELSAAGAASDDVDSIFDEKLQKCAAVTVDGKKVSLVV, from the exons atgGTTTTCTTCTCGTGCAACAACTGCGGTGAAGCTTGCAAGAAAAATCAG gtcGAACGTCATCTCTTCCAATGCCGTAATACTACTTTCAGCTGTATTGATTGTCAACTTGTCTACAC ccgtGAAACATACAAAGATCATGTAAAATGCAtcactgaaaatcagaaatacgGAGGAAAAAACTACGTTGAAAAAGAGAATAAAGGAGAAGCGAAACAAAATGCGTGGGTTGATCAAGTGAATCGTGCCATCGAATTTGTCACCGATTCACAAGTGAAAGAACTGCTGAAAAGTGTTGCTGGATTTGCGAATATTCCAAGAAAAGAGGcgaaattcatcaatttcctGACCAACTCGTGTCGGCTCCGTGATAAGAATCTTGCTCTGAGAGCTTGGCAAGCAATTGCCGCAGAAGCTGATAAAATGAGAGAGGAAGCGATTCGAAAGCAGGAGGAGAcgcagaaaatggaaaag GCTCAAAAAGAAGCCGCCGCAGCAGCAAAGAAGGAAACAACTGTTGCAACGACAGCAGCAGAAGTCACAGATGCTCCAGAATCTACATTCAAATGGAAGAAGGTTATCAAGCGGAAGTTGAAGGAAAATGGAGGAGAAATGAAGAttaagaagttgaaaaaagccATTATTGAAGAGCTCTCCGCAGCCGGAGCAGCAAGTGATGACGTGGATTCgattttcgacgaaaaacttcagaaatgtGCGGCGGTTACTGTAGATGGGAAGAAAGTTTCGT
- the rnf-5 gene encoding RING finger protein 5 (Confirmed by transcript evidence) — translation MMGGGGPNVHFSFGIGIFPLSFVASFFGNGNQGAAAAGGGNGGGNDGNDGTHAHTHGHTHGPRGHGESAAPGSRMAQEEEYLSNIFKYIGFFMLFWLLFV, via the exons ATGATGGGCGGCGGCGGACcaaatgtgcatttttcatttggaatTG GCATCTTCCCATTGTCATTTGTTGCTTCATTCTTTGGAAATGGTAATCAAGGAGCAGCAGCAGCTGGTGGTGGAAATGGTGGAGGAAATGACGGAAATGATGGTACACATGCACATACTCATGGACATACACATG gaccCCGTGGACACGGAGAATCAGCTGCACCGGGATCAAGAATGGCTCAAGAAGAGGAATATTTgtcgaatattttcaaatatattggattttttatgcTTTTCTGGCTTCTATTCGTctaa
- the rnf-5 gene encoding RING finger protein 5 (Confirmed by transcript evidence), giving the protein MMGGGGPNVHFSFGIGTVNGLFPLMFMLPFIQGIFPLSFVASFFGNGNQGAAAAGGGNGGGNDGNDGTHAHTHGHTHGPRGHGESAAPGSRMAQEEEYLSNIFKYIGFFMLFWLLFV; this is encoded by the exons ATGATGGGCGGCGGCGGACcaaatgtgcatttttcatttggaatTGGTACGGTGAATGGTCTGTTCCCGTTGATGTTCATGCTACCTTTCATTCAAGGCATCTTCCCATTGTCATTTGTTGCTTCATTCTTTGGAAATGGTAATCAAGGAGCAGCAGCAGCTGGTGGTGGAAATGGTGGAGGAAATGACGGAAATGATGGTACACATGCACATACTCATGGACATACACATG gaccCCGTGGACACGGAGAATCAGCTGCACCGGGATCAAGAATGGCTCAAGAAGAGGAATATTTgtcgaatattttcaaatatattggattttttatgcTTTTCTGGCTTCTATTCGTctaa